A single Macaca mulatta isolate MMU2019108-1 chromosome 11, T2T-MMU8v2.0, whole genome shotgun sequence DNA region contains:
- the KLRD1 gene encoding natural killer cells antigen CD94 (The RefSeq protein has 1 substitution compared to this genomic sequence) encodes MAVFKTTLWRLISGTLGIICLSLMATLGILLKNSFTKLSVEPAYTPGPNIELQKDSDCCSCHEKWVGYRCNCYFISSEEKTWNESRHFCASQKSSLLQLQNRDELDFMSSSQHFYWIGLSYSEEHTAWLWENGSALSQDLFPSFETFKPKNCIAYNSKGNALDESCETKNRYICKQQLI; translated from the exons ATGGCAG TGTTTAAGACCACTCTGTGGAGGTTAATTTCTGGGACCTTAGGGATAATATGCCTTTCGTTGATGGCTACGTTGGGAATTCTGTTGAAAAATT CTTTTACTAAACTGAGTGTTGAGCCAGCATATACTCCAGGACCCAACATAGAACTCCAGAAAG ACTCTGACTGCTGTTCTTGCCACGAAAAATGGGTTGGGTACCGATGCAACTGTTACTTCATTTCCAGTGAAGAGAAAACGTGGAACGAAAGTAGGCATTTCTGCGCCTCTCAGAAATCCAGTCTGCTTCAGCTTCAAAACAGAGATGAGCTG GATTTTATGAGCTCCAGTCAACATTTTTACTGGATTGGACTCTCTTATAGTGAGGAACACACCGCCTGGTTGTGGGAGAATGGCTCCGCACTCTCCCAGTATCT ATTTCCATCGTTTGAAACTTTTAAACCAAAGAACTGCATAGCATATAATTCAAAGGGAAATGCTTTAGACGAATCCTGTGAAACTAAAAATCGTTATATCTGTAAGCAACAGCTCATTTAA
- the KLRD1 gene encoding natural killer cells antigen CD94 isoform X2 yields the protein MAVFKTTLWRLISGTLGIICLSLMATLGILLKNSFTKLSVEPAYTPGPNIELQKDSDCCSCHEKWVGYRCNCYFISSEEKTWNESRHFCASQKSSLLQLQNRDELDFMSSSQHFYWIGLSYSEEHTAWLWENGSALSQYLFPSFETFKPKNCIAYNSKGNALDESCETKNRYICKQQLI from the exons ATGGCAG TGTTTAAGACCACTCTGTGGAGGTTAATTTCTGGGACCTTAGGGATAATATGCCTTTCGTTGATGGCTACGTTGGGAATTCTGTTGAAAAATT CTTTTACTAAACTGAGTGTTGAGCCAGCATATACTCCAGGACCCAACATAGAACTCCAGAAAG ACTCTGACTGCTGTTCTTGCCACGAAAAATGGGTTGGGTACCGATGCAACTGTTACTTCATTTCCAGTGAAGAGAAAACGTGGAACGAAAGTAGGCATTTCTGCGCCTCTCAGAAATCCAGTCTGCTTCAGCTTCAAAACAGAGATGAGCTG GATTTTATGAGCTCCAGTCAACATTTTTACTGGATTGGACTCTCTTATAGTGAGGAACACACCGCCTGGTTGTGGGAGAATGGCTCCGCACTCTCCCAGTATCT ATTTCCATCGTTTGAAACTTTTAAACCAAAGAACTGCATAGCATATAATTCAAAGGGAAATGCTTTAGACGAATCCTGTGAAACTAAAAATCGTTATATCTGTAAGCAACAGCTCATTTAA
- the KLRK1 gene encoding NKG2-D type II integral membrane protein isoform X1, giving the protein MGWIRGRRPRHNLEMSEFHNYKLGLAKSDFSTRCQKQRCPVIKSKCRENASPLFFCCFIAVAMGIRFIIMVTIWSAVFLNSLFNQEVQIPLTESYCGPCPKNWICYKNNCYQFFNESKNWYESQASCMSQNASLLKVYSKEDQDLLKLVKSYHWMGLVHIPTNGSWQWEDGSILSPNLLTIIEMQKGDCALYASSFKGYIENCSIPNTYICMQRTV; this is encoded by the exons ATGGGGTGGATTCGTGGTCGGAGGCCTCGACACAACTTGG aGATGAGTGAATTTCATAATTATAAGTTGGGTCTAGCAAAGAGTGATTTTTCAACACGATGCCAAAAGCAAAGATGTCCAGTAATCAAAAGCAAATGTAGAGAAAACG CATCTCCACTTTTTTTCTGCTGTTTCATTGCTGTAGCTATGGGAATCCGTTTCATTATTATGGTAACAATATGGAGTGCCGTATTCCTAAATT CATTATTCAACCAAGAAGTTCAAATTCCCTTGACTG aaaGTTACTGTGGCCCATGTCCTAAAAACTGGatatgttataaaaataactGCTACCAGTTTTTTAATGAGAGTAAAAACTGGTATGAGAGCCAGGCTTCTTGTATGTCTCAAAATGCCAGCCTTCTGAAAGTATACAGCAAAGAGGACCAG GATTTACTTAAACTGGTGAAGTCATATCACTGGATGGGATTAGTACACATTCCAACAAATGGATCTTGGCAGTGGGAAGATGGCTCCATTCTCTCACCCAACCT ACTAACAATAATTGAAATGCAGAAGGGAGACTGTGCACTCTATGCCTCAAGCTTTAAAGGCTACATAGAAAACTGTTCGATTCCAAATACATACATCTGCATGCAGAGGACTGTGTAA
- the KLRD1 gene encoding natural killer cells antigen CD94 isoform X1, which translates to MAVFKTTLWRLISGTLGIICLSLMATLGILLKNSFTKLSVEPAYTPGPNIELQKDSDCCSCHEKWVGYRCNCYFISSEEKTWNESRHFCASQKSSLLQLQNRDELQDFMSSSQHFYWIGLSYSEEHTAWLWENGSALSQYLFPSFETFKPKNCIAYNSKGNALDESCETKNRYICKQQLI; encoded by the exons ATGGCAG TGTTTAAGACCACTCTGTGGAGGTTAATTTCTGGGACCTTAGGGATAATATGCCTTTCGTTGATGGCTACGTTGGGAATTCTGTTGAAAAATT CTTTTACTAAACTGAGTGTTGAGCCAGCATATACTCCAGGACCCAACATAGAACTCCAGAAAG ACTCTGACTGCTGTTCTTGCCACGAAAAATGGGTTGGGTACCGATGCAACTGTTACTTCATTTCCAGTGAAGAGAAAACGTGGAACGAAAGTAGGCATTTCTGCGCCTCTCAGAAATCCAGTCTGCTTCAGCTTCAAAACAGAGATGAGCTG CAGGATTTTATGAGCTCCAGTCAACATTTTTACTGGATTGGACTCTCTTATAGTGAGGAACACACCGCCTGGTTGTGGGAGAATGGCTCCGCACTCTCCCAGTATCT ATTTCCATCGTTTGAAACTTTTAAACCAAAGAACTGCATAGCATATAATTCAAAGGGAAATGCTTTAGACGAATCCTGTGAAACTAAAAATCGTTATATCTGTAAGCAACAGCTCATTTAA